A single Pseudodesulfovibrio aespoeensis Aspo-2 DNA region contains:
- a CDS encoding CdaR family protein has translation MKNWQTMLLALALAIFTWFLVTGREVIETWVEMPVIMTNPPEGMIIEEGMIEKIQVRLRGPKGLVGSLASQTLTYPLDVSKLSIGQQVVEIDASKLPFSSTYEIIEVRPNRLKLVVDRRTTKTIPLEAAWSGQLNPDYVLREVRATPSEVEIRGPETKLGKITATKVVLHEDFLENVPEQWAEDVGVELPDEIRASPGKVRVEAFFSAKTREIWVKLPLSYDEPRGYGVAVAQDFVRLLIDGPIALFRNNDYRTGMVATLVFPEDMAAGRHELDYQVALPEGCQLMRKNPETISITLTRK, from the coding sequence ATGAAGAATTGGCAGACCATGCTGCTGGCCCTGGCGCTGGCGATATTCACCTGGTTCCTGGTCACCGGGCGCGAGGTCATCGAGACATGGGTCGAGATGCCTGTCATCATGACCAACCCGCCCGAAGGCATGATCATCGAAGAGGGCATGATCGAGAAGATTCAGGTCCGTCTGCGCGGCCCCAAGGGGCTTGTGGGCAGCCTGGCTTCGCAGACCCTGACCTATCCGCTTGACGTGAGCAAACTCTCCATAGGCCAGCAGGTGGTGGAGATCGACGCATCCAAGCTGCCTTTTTCGTCCACCTACGAGATCATCGAGGTCAGGCCGAACCGGCTCAAGCTGGTGGTGGACCGGCGCACGACCAAGACCATCCCCCTCGAGGCCGCCTGGTCCGGCCAGCTGAATCCGGATTACGTGCTGCGGGAGGTCCGTGCCACGCCGTCCGAGGTCGAGATCCGGGGGCCTGAGACCAAGCTGGGCAAGATCACGGCCACCAAGGTGGTGCTGCACGAGGACTTTCTCGAAAACGTCCCGGAGCAATGGGCCGAGGACGTGGGGGTCGAACTGCCCGACGAGATCAGGGCATCGCCCGGCAAGGTCCGGGTGGAGGCGTTCTTCAGCGCCAAGACGCGTGAGATATGGGTCAAGCTCCCTCTCTCTTACGATGAACCGCGCGGCTACGGGGTTGCCGTGGCGCAGGACTTCGTACGTCTGCTCATCGACGGCCCCATTGCCCTTTTTCGCAACAACGACTACCGGACCGGCATGGTTGCAACCCTCGTCTTCCCGGAGGACATGGCCGCAGGCCGGCATGAACTCGACTATCAGGTGGCACTGCCCGAGGGGTGTCAGTTGATGAGAAAGAATCCCGAGACCATCTCGATCACACTGACCAGGAAATAA
- the argH gene encoding argininosuccinate lyase encodes MADKKMWGGRFSGGTAASMEAYSESVSFDWRLYAEDILGSQAHARMLARQGFLTDDEAVRICDGLDAVRAEIEAGEFVWKTGHEDVHMNIESRLTELIGPLGGKLHTARSRNDQVALDFRLHVAARLAAWQERLAALIKVYADRADEHRDTLLPGCTHFQPAQPVSLAHHLLAYCQMFRRDHERLADCLKRVRVMPLGAAALAGTTHPVDPAFVAQQLGMEAVFANSMDAVADRDFVLEAVFAGSVVMTHLSRMCEEIIIWANPNFGYVRLPDGYSTGSSIMPQKKNPDSCEIMRGKTGRVVGSLMGLLVLVKGLPMTYNRDMQEDKEPFFDADRTVTASLEIMAGLLRELEFVPERMLAAVERGFLNATELADYLAARGLPFREAHHITGAAVGYAESKGVRLEDLSLDEMRRFSALIDEDVYGVLDYRAAVRRRNMPGGTGPQSVAGQITALRTWLGSAG; translated from the coding sequence ATGGCAGACAAGAAGATGTGGGGAGGGCGGTTCTCAGGCGGAACCGCCGCGTCCATGGAGGCGTATTCCGAGTCCGTGTCCTTTGACTGGCGGCTCTATGCCGAGGACATCCTCGGCTCACAGGCCCATGCCCGCATGCTGGCGCGCCAGGGATTCCTGACCGACGACGAAGCCGTGCGCATCTGCGACGGGCTGGACGCGGTCCGGGCCGAGATCGAGGCCGGGGAGTTTGTCTGGAAGACCGGGCACGAGGACGTGCACATGAACATCGAGTCGCGTCTGACCGAGCTCATCGGCCCCCTGGGCGGCAAGCTGCATACGGCGCGCAGCCGCAACGACCAGGTGGCCCTGGATTTCCGGCTCCATGTGGCGGCTCGGCTGGCGGCCTGGCAGGAGCGTCTGGCCGCGCTGATCAAGGTCTATGCGGACCGGGCCGACGAGCACCGGGACACCCTGCTGCCCGGATGCACCCACTTCCAGCCCGCCCAGCCCGTGAGCCTCGCCCACCATCTGCTGGCCTACTGCCAGATGTTCAGGCGCGACCACGAGCGGCTGGCCGACTGCCTGAAGCGCGTCCGGGTCATGCCCCTGGGCGCGGCGGCCCTGGCCGGGACCACCCATCCGGTCGATCCCGCCTTTGTGGCCCAACAGCTCGGCATGGAAGCGGTCTTCGCCAACTCCATGGATGCCGTGGCGGACCGCGATTTTGTGCTTGAGGCCGTGTTCGCGGGCAGCGTGGTCATGACGCATCTGTCGCGGATGTGCGAGGAGATCATCATCTGGGCCAATCCCAACTTCGGCTATGTCAGGCTGCCGGACGGCTATTCCACCGGCTCGTCCATCATGCCGCAGAAGAAGAACCCGGACTCCTGCGAGATCATGCGCGGCAAGACGGGCCGGGTGGTCGGCTCCCTGATGGGGCTTCTGGTGCTGGTCAAGGGGCTGCCCATGACTTACAACCGGGACATGCAGGAGGACAAGGAGCCATTTTTTGACGCGGACAGGACTGTGACCGCGTCCCTTGAGATCATGGCCGGGCTGCTTCGCGAGCTGGAATTCGTGCCGGAGAGGATGCTGGCCGCGGTGGAGCGGGGCTTTCTCAACGCCACCGAGCTGGCCGACTATCTGGCGGCCAGGGGATTGCCCTTCCGCGAGGCGCACCACATCACTGGCGCGGCAGTGGGCTATGCCGAGTCCAAGGGTGTGCGGCTTGAGGATTTGAGCCTGGACGAGATGCGCCGGTTTTCCGCCCTGATAGACGAGGATGTCTACGGGGTGCTGGATTACCGGGCCGCAGTCAGGCGGCGGAACATGCCGGGCGGCACCGGGCCGCAGTCCGTGGCCGGGCAGATCACAGCGCTCAGGACGTGGCTCGGTTCTGCCGGATGA
- the argF gene encoding ornithine carbamoyltransferase, with protein sequence MPKNFLTILDMPRDEARQVLLRAKEMKDGKVRTDLLAGKTLLLIFEKASTRTRVSFEVGVRQLGGDPVFITSRDSQLGRSEPLKDTARVLSRYADGLIVRTFGQEKLETLVKYGTIPVINALTDEYHPCQIMSDVLTMYERTPSLDEIKVAWIGDGNNMAHSFINAAATFGFALSLACPAGYLPDQGILDKARSLGADITLTDDPARAVAGAHYVNTDVWASMGQEEEQKKREAAFAGYAVDDVLMAKAAPGACFMHCLPAHRGEEVSEAVFEGPASIVWDQAENRLHMQKAIIEWIYSN encoded by the coding sequence ATGCCCAAGAATTTCCTGACTATTTTGGATATGCCCAGGGACGAGGCCCGGCAGGTGCTGCTGCGCGCCAAGGAGATGAAGGACGGAAAAGTCCGCACCGACCTCCTGGCAGGCAAGACCCTGCTCCTGATTTTCGAGAAGGCCTCCACCCGCACGCGGGTCTCTTTTGAAGTGGGCGTGCGCCAGCTTGGCGGCGACCCGGTCTTCATCACCTCGCGTGACTCGCAGTTGGGCCGCAGCGAGCCCCTCAAGGACACCGCGCGGGTGCTCTCGCGCTACGCGGACGGACTCATCGTGCGCACCTTTGGCCAGGAAAAGCTCGAAACCCTGGTCAAATACGGGACCATTCCGGTCATCAACGCCCTGACCGACGAGTACCATCCCTGCCAGATCATGTCCGACGTGCTGACCATGTACGAGCGCACGCCCAGCCTCGACGAGATCAAGGTGGCCTGGATCGGCGACGGCAACAACATGGCCCACTCGTTCATCAATGCGGCGGCCACCTTTGGCTTTGCCCTCTCCCTGGCCTGCCCGGCGGGATACCTGCCCGACCAGGGTATCCTGGACAAGGCCCGCAGCCTGGGCGCGGACATCACCCTGACCGACGATCCGGCCAGGGCCGTGGCCGGGGCGCACTATGTCAACACCGATGTCTGGGCATCCATGGGACAGGAAGAGGAGCAGAAGAAGCGCGAGGCCGCCTTTGCCGGGTATGCCGTGGACGATGTGCTCATGGCCAAGGCCGCGCCGGGCGCCTGCTTCATGCACTGCCTGCCCGCCCACCGGGGCGAGGAGGTCAGCGAGGCCGTGTTCGAGGGGCCTGCCTCCATCGTCTGGGACCAGGCCGAGAACCGGCTGCACATGCAAAAGGCCATCATCGAATGGATTTACAGCAATTAA
- the glmM gene encoding phosphoglucosamine mutase, translated as MKQRLFGTDGLRGQGNIFPMTPEIALKLGLAAGQYFRNGSGRNRVVIGKDTRLSGYVFETALTSGLCANGMDVFLVGPLPTPAISFLTRNMRADLGVVISASHNPFMDNGIKFFDREGFKLPDEVEDEISELVMAEHPRWEYPAPEDIGKAHRIVDAQGRYIVYLKNSFSPRLTLDGLKVVLDCAHGAAYGVAPMVLEELGATVIKIGVSPDGLNINHKCGSLYPEVVSNIVVDEGADIGIALDGDADRLIVCDEKGRILDGDQIMALSALEMMEKGRLPKNMLVSTVMSNMALELFMRQHGGTLLRTAVGDRYVVEAMRREGARLGGEQSGHLIFMDHSTTGDGLLAALQLLRIMVEKDKPLSELAGLLEPFPQMLRNVHVERKIPFAQAPGLQAEVARVEQALHGKGRVLLRYSGTEAVCRVMVEGPDLDTVQRHVMELVEACEKHLR; from the coding sequence ATGAAGCAGAGGCTTTTCGGAACCGATGGCCTGCGCGGCCAGGGCAACATATTCCCCATGACCCCGGAGATCGCGCTCAAGCTCGGTCTGGCCGCCGGGCAGTACTTTCGCAACGGATCGGGCCGCAACCGGGTGGTCATCGGCAAGGACACGCGGCTTTCGGGCTATGTCTTCGAGACCGCGCTGACCTCCGGGCTGTGCGCCAACGGCATGGATGTCTTTCTGGTGGGCCCGCTGCCCACCCCGGCCATCTCGTTTCTGACGCGCAACATGCGCGCCGATCTCGGCGTGGTCATCTCGGCCAGCCACAACCCGTTCATGGACAACGGCATCAAATTCTTCGACCGCGAGGGGTTCAAGCTCCCCGACGAGGTGGAGGACGAGATCAGCGAACTGGTCATGGCCGAGCATCCCCGCTGGGAGTACCCTGCGCCCGAGGATATCGGCAAGGCGCATCGCATCGTGGACGCGCAGGGACGCTACATCGTCTATCTCAAGAACAGCTTTTCGCCCAGGTTGACCCTGGACGGCCTCAAGGTGGTCCTCGACTGTGCTCACGGCGCGGCCTACGGGGTGGCTCCCATGGTTCTGGAAGAGCTCGGGGCCACGGTCATCAAGATCGGTGTGAGTCCCGACGGGTTGAACATCAACCACAAGTGCGGCTCGCTCTATCCTGAGGTCGTCTCCAACATCGTGGTGGACGAGGGGGCCGACATCGGTATCGCCCTGGACGGAGACGCCGACCGGCTCATCGTCTGCGACGAGAAGGGGCGCATTCTCGACGGCGACCAGATCATGGCCCTGAGCGCTCTTGAGATGATGGAGAAGGGCAGGCTGCCGAAAAACATGCTCGTGTCCACGGTCATGAGCAACATGGCCCTGGAGCTGTTCATGCGGCAGCACGGCGGCACGCTGCTGCGCACTGCGGTGGGCGACCGCTATGTGGTCGAGGCCATGCGCCGCGAGGGGGCCAGGCTGGGCGGCGAGCAGTCGGGCCATCTGATTTTCATGGATCATTCCACCACGGGCGACGGACTCCTTGCCGCGCTGCAATTATTGCGTATAATGGTGGAAAAGGACAAGCCGCTCTCGGAGCTGGCTGGCCTGCTCGAACCCTTCCCCCAGATGTTGCGCAACGTCCATGTGGAGCGCAAGATCCCGTTTGCGCAGGCTCCCGGCCTCCAGGCCGAGGTGGCCCGCGTTGAACAGGCCCTGCACGGCAAGGGGCGCGTCCTCTTGCGCTATTCGGGCACCGAGGCCGTCTGCCGGGTCATGGTCGAGGGGCCGGACCTGGACACGGTGCAGCGGCACGTCATGGAACTGGTCGAGGCCTGCGAAAAGCATCTGCGGTAG
- the folP gene encoding dihydropteroate synthase produces the protein MIDTTWTVKGGRVLGPAPFFIAGIVNVTPDSFYDGGAHGVVGKAVAHGLTLARQGAHILDVGGESTRPYAETVPAEAEIARVLPVIEGLLASDELSGGSAPAISVDTTKAVVAARALDAGAVILNDVSAFSYDPALADVIAQYRPGYVLMHSLGRPGTMQDSPRYADVVDEVMAFFGEKLERLDALGLPGDRIVLDPGIGFGKTLEHNLTILRGIERFKAFGLPVFMGLSNKSLWQGLLGLPVDRRQNATQAATAIMAAKGVPIHRVHEVESTRQTLTIVHQIA, from the coding sequence ATGATCGACACGACATGGACAGTGAAGGGGGGCAGGGTCTTGGGCCCCGCCCCCTTTTTCATTGCCGGGATCGTCAACGTGACCCCGGATTCCTTCTATGACGGGGGGGCGCATGGTGTGGTCGGGAAGGCCGTGGCCCACGGGCTGACCCTGGCCCGCCAGGGCGCGCACATCCTCGACGTGGGCGGCGAGTCCACCCGGCCCTATGCCGAGACTGTTCCGGCAGAGGCCGAGATTGCGCGGGTGCTGCCGGTCATCGAGGGGCTGCTGGCGTCGGACGAGCTGTCAGGCGGGTCGGCCCCGGCCATTTCGGTGGACACCACCAAGGCCGTGGTTGCCGCCAGGGCGCTCGATGCCGGGGCGGTCATCCTCAACGACGTGTCCGCCTTTTCCTATGACCCGGCCCTGGCCGATGTCATTGCCCAGTACAGGCCCGGCTACGTGCTCATGCACAGTCTGGGCAGGCCAGGGACCATGCAGGATTCCCCGCGGTATGCGGATGTGGTGGACGAGGTCATGGCCTTTTTCGGGGAGAAGCTTGAGCGGCTCGACGCGCTGGGGCTGCCAGGGGACCGGATCGTGCTCGATCCGGGTATCGGGTTCGGCAAGACCCTTGAACACAACCTGACCATCCTGCGGGGCATTGAGCGGTTCAAAGCCTTTGGGCTGCCTGTGTTCATGGGGCTTTCCAACAAATCCCTGTGGCAGGGACTGCTCGGCCTGCCTGTTGACAGGCGGCAGAACGCCACCCAGGCGGCCACGGCGATCATGGCGGCGAAGGGCGTGCCCATCCACCGTGTTCATGAGGTGGAATCGACACGACAAACATTGACCATCGTTCATCAAATAGCGTAG
- the ftsH gene encoding ATP-dependent zinc metalloprotease FtsH has product MNNHMKNLVVWAIIFVLMVVLFNLFNQPPLPQDQPSYSEFLSMVDSGGVAEVKIQGQRVSGLKTSGERFQVYTPDDPNLIETLIKKGVQVKAEPPDESPWYMTVLLSWFPMLLLIGVWIFFMRQMQGGGSGGRGAMSFGRSKARLITGETAKVTFDDVAGVDEAKEELSEIVDFLREPRKFTRLGGRIPKGVLLVGGPGTGKTLLARAVAGEAGVPFYSISGSDFVEMFVGVGASRVRDLFAQGKKNAPCLIFIDEIDAVGRQRGAGLGGGHDEREQTLNQLLVEMDGFESNEGVILVAATNRPDVLDPALLRPGRFDRQVVVPSPDLRGREHILKVHSRKTPLAPEVNLHIIAKGTPGFSGADLENLVNEAALYAAKLGKDHVNMSDFEEAKDKVMMGKERRSLILSEEEKRTTAYHEAGHALLAKILPGTDPVHKVSIIPRGRALGVTMQLPGEDRYNYSKEFLKNTMVVLMGGRVAEEVVLNQLTTGASNDIERATKTARNMVCMWGMSEKLGPLSFGDSQEQVFLGKELIHNKDYGEETAKTIDAEVSHFVAQAHERATKLIRENLMHVEAIALALLDRETITGADIDLLMKGESLPPMNNGGSTGAPGSSGTSASGDAPVYTAEGKVVAGPGYTPVSEKQPEGDDFLLEEDDGKTGQAEKADGDSGEKSGDGNPKIQ; this is encoded by the coding sequence TTGAACAATCATATGAAAAATCTCGTTGTCTGGGCGATCATCTTCGTTTTGATGGTCGTTCTCTTCAACCTGTTCAACCAGCCCCCCCTGCCGCAGGATCAGCCCTCGTACAGCGAGTTTCTGTCCATGGTGGACAGCGGCGGTGTGGCAGAGGTGAAGATTCAGGGACAGCGGGTCTCCGGTCTCAAGACCTCTGGCGAACGGTTCCAGGTCTACACCCCTGACGATCCCAATCTCATCGAGACGCTGATCAAGAAGGGCGTGCAGGTCAAGGCCGAGCCGCCGGACGAATCCCCCTGGTACATGACAGTGCTGCTGTCCTGGTTCCCCATGCTGCTGCTCATCGGCGTCTGGATATTCTTCATGCGCCAGATGCAGGGCGGCGGCAGCGGCGGACGCGGGGCCATGAGCTTTGGCCGCTCCAAGGCGCGTCTCATCACCGGGGAGACCGCCAAGGTCACCTTCGACGATGTGGCGGGCGTGGACGAGGCCAAGGAGGAGCTCTCCGAGATCGTCGATTTCCTGCGTGAGCCGCGCAAGTTCACCCGTCTTGGCGGACGCATCCCCAAGGGCGTGCTCCTGGTGGGCGGACCCGGCACGGGCAAGACCCTGCTGGCGCGCGCCGTGGCGGGCGAGGCCGGGGTTCCCTTTTATTCCATTTCCGGTTCCGATTTCGTGGAGATGTTCGTGGGTGTGGGCGCATCGCGTGTTCGCGACCTCTTTGCCCAGGGCAAGAAGAACGCCCCCTGCCTCATCTTCATCGACGAGATTGACGCCGTGGGCCGTCAGCGCGGCGCGGGACTGGGCGGCGGGCATGACGAGCGCGAGCAGACCCTCAACCAGTTGCTCGTCGAGATGGACGGTTTCGAATCCAACGAGGGCGTCATCCTGGTGGCGGCCACCAACCGGCCCGACGTGCTCGACCCGGCCCTGCTCAGGCCGGGCCGCTTCGACCGGCAGGTGGTCGTGCCCAGTCCGGACCTGCGTGGCCGCGAGCACATCCTCAAGGTCCACAGCCGCAAGACTCCCCTCGCGCCCGAAGTGAATCTGCACATCATCGCCAAGGGTACGCCCGGCTTCTCCGGTGCGGACCTTGAGAATCTGGTCAACGAGGCCGCGCTCTATGCCGCCAAGCTCGGCAAGGATCATGTCAACATGAGCGACTTCGAGGAGGCCAAGGACAAGGTCATGATGGGCAAGGAGCGGCGCAGCCTCATCCTCTCCGAGGAGGAGAAGCGGACCACGGCCTACCACGAGGCGGGCCATGCCCTGCTGGCCAAGATACTGCCCGGCACCGATCCGGTCCACAAGGTCTCCATCATCCCGCGCGGTCGTGCCCTGGGCGTGACCATGCAGTTGCCGGGCGAGGACAGGTATAATTATTCCAAGGAGTTCCTCAAGAACACCATGGTCGTCCTCATGGGAGGCCGGGTGGCCGAGGAGGTGGTCCTCAACCAGCTCACCACCGGGGCCAGCAACGACATCGAGCGCGCCACCAAGACCGCGCGCAACATGGTCTGCATGTGGGGCATGAGCGAGAAGCTCGGCCCTTTGAGCTTCGGTGACAGCCAGGAGCAGGTCTTCTTGGGCAAGGAATTGATCCACAACAAGGACTATGGAGAAGAGACGGCCAAGACCATCGACGCCGAGGTCAGTCATTTCGTGGCCCAGGCCCACGAGCGGGCCACCAAGCTGATCAGGGAGAACCTGATGCATGTGGAAGCCATCGCCTTGGCCCTGCTCGACCGCGAGACCATCACTGGCGCGGACATTGATCTGTTGATGAAGGGCGAGTCCCTGCCGCCCATGAACAACGGCGGCTCCACGGGCGCTCCCGGATCGTCCGGCACGTCCGCTTCTGGCGACGCGCCGGTCTACACCGCCGAGGGCAAGGTGGTCGCCGGGCCGGGCTACACCCCGGTCAGCGAAAAACAGCCCGAGGGCGATGACTTCCTCCTAGAGGAGGACGACGGCAAGACCGGTCAGGCCGAGAAGGCCGACGGGGACTCCGGCGAGAAGTCGGGCGACGGCAACCCGAAGATTCAGTAA
- a CDS encoding argininosuccinate synthase has translation MSKLEKVVLAYSGGLDTSIILKWIKNNYDCDVVCMTADLGQGEEMDGIEQKALTTGAVKAYVEDLREEFVRDYVFPMFRASALYEGRYLLGTAIARPLIAKRMVEIAEVEGAQAVAHGATGKGNDQVRFELATMALNPRLKTIAPWREWDMKSRTDLINYAKENSIPVPVSRAKPWSIDANLLHTSFEGGELEDPWNSPGQDCHRTVTPLEKCPDQAEEITIDFERGNPVAVNDIRYSPAALLAKLNELGGRHGIGRVDMVENRFVGMKSRGVYETPGGTILAAAHRDLEGLTMDREMMHLRDGLIPRYAEMVYYGYWFSPEREALQAMVDKSQEKVTGTVRVKLYKGNCVPLGRKSPFSMYNADLATFEEDYVYDQSDAAGFIKLVGLRLKGRMQQSKFGGKDVEDSCE, from the coding sequence ATGAGCAAGCTGGAAAAAGTCGTTCTCGCCTACTCGGGCGGACTTGACACATCGATCATTCTCAAGTGGATCAAGAACAACTACGACTGCGACGTGGTCTGCATGACCGCAGACCTCGGCCAGGGCGAGGAGATGGACGGCATCGAGCAGAAGGCGCTGACCACCGGAGCGGTCAAGGCGTATGTCGAGGATCTGCGCGAGGAGTTTGTGCGCGATTACGTCTTCCCCATGTTCCGCGCCAGCGCCCTGTACGAGGGCCGCTATCTGCTCGGCACGGCCATTGCCCGGCCCCTGATCGCCAAGCGCATGGTCGAGATTGCCGAGGTCGAGGGCGCCCAGGCCGTGGCCCACGGCGCCACGGGCAAGGGCAACGATCAGGTCCGGTTCGAGCTGGCCACCATGGCCCTCAACCCGCGCCTGAAGACCATCGCCCCCTGGCGCGAATGGGACATGAAGTCGCGCACCGATCTCATCAACTACGCCAAGGAGAACTCCATCCCGGTGCCGGTGAGCCGCGCCAAGCCGTGGTCCATCGACGCCAACCTGCTGCACACCTCCTTTGAGGGCGGCGAGCTGGAAGATCCGTGGAACTCTCCGGGCCAGGATTGCCACCGCACCGTCACCCCCTTGGAGAAATGTCCGGATCAGGCCGAAGAGATCACCATCGATTTCGAGCGGGGCAACCCCGTGGCCGTCAACGACATCCGGTATTCTCCGGCAGCCCTGCTGGCCAAGCTCAACGAGCTGGGCGGCAGGCACGGCATCGGACGAGTTGACATGGTCGAGAACCGCTTTGTGGGCATGAAGTCCCGCGGCGTGTACGAGACGCCCGGCGGCACCATTCTGGCCGCCGCCCACCGCGACCTCGAAGGGCTGACCATGGACCGCGAAATGATGCATTTGCGCGACGGCCTCATTCCCCGCTACGCCGAGATGGTCTATTACGGCTACTGGTTCTCGCCGGAGCGCGAGGCGTTGCAGGCCATGGTGGACAAGTCGCAGGAGAAGGTCACCGGCACCGTGCGCGTCAAGCTCTACAAGGGCAACTGCGTGCCCCTTGGCCGCAAGTCGCCGTTCTCCATGTACAATGCCGATTTGGCCACCTTTGAGGAAGATTACGTCTACGACCAGTCCGATGCTGCGGGCTTCATCAAGCTCGTGGGCCTGCGGCTCAAGGGCCGCATGCAGCAGAGCAAGTTTGGCGGCAAAGACGTGGAAGACAGCTGCGAGTAA
- the cdaA gene encoding diadenylate cyclase CdaA, with protein sequence MFELFGMEITWRVVLDIGLVGVIYYNIILLVRGTRAAAVLYGMVVVLIIYYFSDQFNLYTLSTLLGEFLSSIFLVVVILFRTDIRKALASVGTKRFWTKSQVRDDTLEHLINAAMDMARTHTGAIIVIEKNMPLGDIVERGIEIDAKVNKELLLTIFFADTPLHDGAVIIRRDRLVAAACILPLSSKLRGQPMYGTRHRAALGISEESDAVTVVVSEERGEVSVAMNGRLTTSLDDVRLRRVLRNALGR encoded by the coding sequence ATGTTTGAACTTTTCGGGATGGAAATAACCTGGCGCGTCGTGCTCGATATCGGGCTCGTGGGCGTCATCTATTACAACATCATCCTGCTCGTGCGGGGAACCCGCGCCGCCGCCGTGCTCTACGGCATGGTGGTGGTGCTGATCATCTATTACTTCTCCGATCAGTTCAATCTGTACACCCTGAGCACCCTGCTGGGCGAGTTCCTCAGTTCCATCTTCCTCGTGGTGGTCATTCTTTTCAGGACAGACATCCGCAAGGCTCTGGCCAGCGTCGGCACCAAGCGTTTCTGGACCAAGTCCCAGGTTCGCGACGACACGCTGGAGCACCTGATCAACGCGGCCATGGATATGGCGCGCACTCATACCGGCGCCATCATTGTCATCGAGAAGAACATGCCCCTGGGCGATATCGTGGAGCGTGGCATCGAGATCGACGCCAAGGTCAACAAGGAACTGCTGTTGACGATTTTCTTTGCCGACACCCCCCTGCACGACGGTGCGGTCATCATCCGGCGCGACCGGCTCGTGGCCGCGGCCTGCATCCTGCCCCTGTCGTCCAAGCTGCGCGGCCAGCCCATGTACGGGACGAGGCATCGTGCGGCCCTGGGCATCAGCGAGGAATCGGACGCGGTCACCGTGGTCGTGTCCGAGGAACGGGGCGAGGTGTCCGTGGCCATGAACGGGCGTCTGACCACCAGCCTGGACGATGTCCGCCTCAGGCGCGTCCTGCGCAACGCTTTGGGACGGTAG
- the galU gene encoding UTP--glucose-1-phosphate uridylyltransferase GalU has protein sequence MEITKAVIPVAGWGTRSLPATKNVPKEMLPIFRKPIVQYIVEEGIGAGITDVVFVTNQNKTIIEDHFDRNFLLEQLLARADKLDMLEEVRRVADMVNVIAVRQKEQLGLGHAVLTAREVCKNEPFAVMLGDDLMFGRDTGIGELIKAAKIENKAVVGVIEVPKSKVSKYGVIKGTEFAKGMYTVSSLVEKPSVEQAPSNLAIIGRYVLLPEIFDILEDQKAGVGGEIQLTDALQGLADRDKLIAVKLQGQRFDAGDWVEYLTANIYFALQDEELRDELVKRLQELLSCPS, from the coding sequence ATGGAAATCACAAAGGCCGTTATTCCCGTCGCTGGCTGGGGCACCCGCTCCCTTCCCGCAACCAAGAACGTTCCCAAGGAGATGCTGCCCATCTTCCGCAAGCCCATCGTCCAGTACATCGTGGAGGAGGGCATTGGCGCGGGCATCACGGACGTGGTCTTTGTCACCAACCAGAACAAGACCATCATCGAGGACCATTTCGACCGCAACTTCCTGCTGGAGCAGCTCCTGGCCCGCGCGGACAAGCTGGACATGCTGGAGGAGGTCCGCCGCGTGGCCGACATGGTCAACGTCATCGCCGTGCGCCAGAAGGAGCAGCTGGGCCTTGGCCACGCCGTGCTCACGGCCCGCGAGGTGTGCAAGAACGAGCCGTTCGCGGTCATGCTGGGCGACGATCTCATGTTCGGGCGCGACACCGGCATCGGCGAGCTGATCAAGGCCGCCAAGATCGAGAACAAGGCCGTGGTCGGCGTCATCGAGGTGCCGAAAAGCAAGGTCAGCAAATACGGCGTGATCAAGGGCACCGAGTTTGCCAAGGGCATGTACACGGTCTCAAGTCTGGTGGAGAAGCCCTCGGTGGAGCAGGCCCCGTCCAACCTCGCCATCATCGGGCGCTATGTCCTGCTGCCGGAGATTTTCGACATCCTCGAAGACCAGAAGGCGGGCGTGGGCGGCGAGATCCAGTTGACCGACGCCCTTCAGGGGCTGGCAGATCGCGACAAGCTCATCGCGGTCAAGCTCCAGGGGCAGCGTTTTGATGCTGGCGACTGGGTGGAATACCTGACGGCCAATATCTACTTCGCCCTCCAGGACGAGGAACTGCGCGACGAACTCGTCAAGCGGCTCCAGGAGTTGCTCTCTTGCCCAAGCTGA